In a genomic window of Corynebacterium lizhenjunii:
- a CDS encoding bifunctional folylpolyglutamate synthase/dihydrofolate synthase, whose protein sequence is MVRREEDIEVVDALALGTEDSPVEITESGLTLNLGEPAQVDEEGTVREVTAQDLAALAALEAQWAARPQDDAPNPSLDRVQALLDLLGHPEQVFDVIHIAGTNGKTSTARMADSLLRAFHRRVGLFTSPKLTSVTDCIVIDGQNIHPADVVAAWEDIAPYVAMVDQQYAGQGQAPLSTFELQVALAFACFADAPVDVAVVEVGMGGTWDATNVVNADVAVITPVSLEHQSWLGQTLGEVAAHKAGIIKPRVVAADDFAGPAEDLAILAPQEPEAQRVLLEAAVSADAMVARAGSEFHVVERAVAVGGQVLTLRGLGGVYDQVFLPLSGAHQALNASVALAAVEGFFGARADRGLDVELVRHGFAQVSVPGRMERVRTDPVTFVDSAHNPHGAASLAATLREDFHFQGVVGIVSILRDKDAAEILTRLEPVFEQLIVSQSSSPRAVPAQELAELAYDIFGDERVLVTHSLIEAMDTAISVIVEEVEEDGWGIVATGSITTAAEIRAMSQQGS, encoded by the coding sequence GTGGTACGCCGCGAGGAGGACATTGAGGTCGTCGATGCGTTGGCCCTGGGTACTGAGGACTCGCCGGTAGAGATTACGGAGTCCGGCCTGACTCTCAACCTGGGTGAGCCCGCGCAGGTGGACGAAGAGGGCACAGTCAGAGAAGTCACGGCGCAGGACCTGGCGGCTTTGGCGGCGCTAGAAGCCCAGTGGGCTGCCCGCCCTCAAGACGACGCCCCCAATCCCAGTCTGGACCGCGTGCAGGCGCTGTTGGACCTGCTAGGCCACCCGGAGCAGGTCTTCGACGTTATCCACATCGCGGGTACCAATGGCAAGACCTCCACCGCGCGCATGGCGGACTCGCTGTTGCGTGCATTCCACCGTCGGGTGGGTCTGTTTACCAGCCCGAAGCTGACCTCGGTGACGGATTGCATAGTCATCGACGGCCAGAATATTCATCCCGCGGATGTGGTGGCTGCGTGGGAGGATATTGCCCCTTATGTTGCGATGGTGGACCAGCAGTATGCGGGCCAAGGCCAAGCGCCGTTGAGCACATTTGAGTTGCAGGTGGCGCTGGCTTTTGCATGCTTTGCCGATGCCCCCGTAGACGTCGCCGTGGTGGAAGTGGGCATGGGGGGCACCTGGGATGCCACCAACGTGGTCAATGCTGATGTGGCAGTCATTACCCCGGTGAGCCTGGAGCACCAGTCTTGGCTAGGGCAAACGTTGGGCGAGGTCGCGGCGCATAAGGCGGGCATAATCAAACCGCGCGTGGTGGCGGCTGATGACTTTGCTGGTCCGGCAGAAGACCTGGCTATCTTGGCGCCGCAGGAGCCTGAGGCCCAGCGGGTGCTGCTGGAGGCTGCCGTGTCTGCCGATGCCATGGTGGCGCGCGCTGGCAGTGAGTTCCACGTGGTGGAGCGCGCCGTGGCTGTGGGCGGGCAAGTGCTTACCCTGCGCGGTTTGGGAGGGGTCTATGACCAGGTTTTCTTGCCGTTGTCTGGGGCGCATCAGGCACTCAATGCCTCGGTGGCGCTGGCTGCGGTGGAGGGCTTCTTTGGCGCGCGGGCAGACCGCGGCCTGGATGTCGAGCTGGTGCGCCACGGCTTTGCCCAGGTGAGTGTGCCCGGGCGCATGGAACGGGTGCGCACAGACCCGGTGACGTTTGTGGATTCTGCACACAACCCGCACGGCGCAGCTTCACTGGCGGCGACGCTGCGGGAAGACTTCCACTTCCAGGGCGTGGTGGGCATAGTGAGCATTCTGCGCGATAAGGACGCCGCGGAGATCCTCACCCGCCTGGAGCCGGTGTTTGAGCAGCTGATTGTCTCACAATCCTCCTCGCCACGCGCGGTGCCGGCCCAGGAGCTAGCGGAGCTGGCTTATGACATTTTTGGCGACGAGCGCGTCCTGGTTACCCACTCACTGATTGAG